A part of Camelus ferus isolate YT-003-E chromosome 6, BCGSAC_Cfer_1.0, whole genome shotgun sequence genomic DNA contains:
- the JAG2 gene encoding protein jagged-2 isoform X1, protein MPARGRGRLPRRLLLLLALCVQAARPMGYFELQLSALRNVNGELLSGACCDSDGRTTRAGGCGHDECDTYVRVCLKEYQAKVTPTGPCSYGHGATPVLGGNSFYLPPAGAAGDRARARARAGGDQNPGLVIIPFQFAWPRSFTLIVEAWDWDNDTTPDEELLIERVSHAGMINPEDRWKSLHFSGHVAHLELQIRVRCDENYYSATCNKFCRPRNDFFGHYTCDQFGNKACMDGWMGKECKEAVCKQGCNLLHGGCSVPGECKCSYGWQGRFCDECVPYPGCVHGSCVEPWQCNCQTNWGGLLCNKDLNYCGSHHPCTNGGTCINAEPDQYHCVCPDGYSGKNCERAEHACTSNPCANGGSCHEVPSGFECHCPSGWSGPTCALDIDECASNPCAAGGTCVDQVDGFECICPEQWVGATCQLDANECEGKPCLNAFSCKNLIGGYYCDCLPGWKGADCHINIDDCRGQCQHGGTCKDLVNGYQCVCPRGFGGRHCELELDECASSPCHGGLCEDLVDGFRCHCPKGFSGPLCEVDIDFCEPSPCRNGAHCYNLEGDYYCACPDHVDGKNCSEPREPCPGGACRVVDGCGFEAGTRMAGTAPGVCGPHGHCVSQPGGNFSCVCDSGFTGTYCHENIDDCLGQPCRNGGTCIDEVDAFRCFCPSGWEGELCDTNPNDCLPDPCHSRGRCYDLVNDFYCACDDGWKGKTCHSREFQCDAYTCSNGGTCYDSGDTFRCACPPGWKGSTCNIAKNSSCLPNPCVNGGTCVGSGDSFSCICRDGWEGRTCTHNTNDCNPLPCYNGGVCVDGINWFRCECAPGFAGPDCRINIDECQSSPCAYGATCVDEINGYRCSCPPGRAGPRCQEVVVLGRPCWSQGVPFPHGGSWVEDCNSCRCLDGRRDCSKVWCGWKPCLLAGRPDALSAQCPPGQRCQEKSPGQCLQPPCAAWGECGTEEPLLPSTPCQPRSGHLDNNCARLTLRFNRDQVPQGTTVGAICSGIRALPATRAVARDRLLVLLCDRPSSGASAVEVAVSFSPAQDLPDSSLIQSAAHAIVTAITRRGNSSLLLAVTEVKVETVVMGSSSTGLLVSVLCGVFSVLCLACVVICVWWTRKRRKERERSRLPREESTNNQWAPLNPIRNPIERPGGAGGGPKDVLYQCKNFTPPPRRVGEALPGPAGGGEDEEDEEPGRGEDDSLEAEKFLSHKFTKDPSCSPGRPACWASGPKVDNRAVRSAGAAQRAGKE, encoded by the exons ATGCCGGCGCGGGGCCGGGGGCGCCTGCCccggcggctgctgctgctgctagcGCTCTGCGTGCAG GCGGCACGGCCCATGGGCTATTTCGAGCTGCAGCTGAGCGCGCTGCGGAACGTGAACGGGGAGCTGCTGAGCGGCGCCTGCTGTGACAGCGACGGCCGGACGACGCGCGCGGGGGGCTGCGGCCACGACGAGTGCGACACGTACGTGCGCGTGTGCCTCAAAGAGTACCAGGCCAAGGTGACGCCCACGGGGCCCTGCAGCTACGGCCACGGCGCCACGCCCGTGCTGGGCGGCAACTCCTTCTACCTGCCGCCGGCTGGCGCCGCGGGGGaccgggcgcgggcgcgggcccGGGCAGGCGGCGACCAGAACCCGGGCCTCGTCATCATCCCCTTCCAGTTCGCCTGGCCG CGCTCCTTCACCCTCATCGTGGAGGCCTGGGACTGGGACAACGACACTACCCCAGATG AGGAGCTGCTGATTGAGCGGGTGTCGCACGCGGGCATGATCAACCCCGAGGACCGCTGGAAGAGCCTGCACTTCAGTGGCCACGTGGCGCACCTGGAGCTGCAGATCCGTGTGCGCTGCGACGAGAACTACTACAGCGCCACCTGCAACAAGTTCTGCCGGCCACGCAATGACTTCTTTGGCCACTACACCTGTGACCAGTTCGGCAACAAGGCCTGCATGGATGGCTGGATGGGCAAGGAGTGCAAAGAAG CTGTGTGTAAACAAGGGTGTAACCTGCTCCACGGGGGATGCTCTGTGCCTGGGGAGTGCAA GTGCAGCTATGGCTGGCAGGGGCGGTTCTGTGACGAGTGTGTCCCGTACCCCGGCTGTGTGcacggcagctgcgtggagcccTGGCAATGCAACTGTCAGACCAACTGGGGCGGCCTGCTCTGCAACAAAG acCTGAACTACTGCGGTAGCCACCACCCTTGTACCAATGGGGGCACCTGCATCAACGCGGAGCCTGACCAGTACCACTGTGTCTGCCCCGACGGCTACTCGGGCAAGAACTGTGAGCGGG CTGAGCATGCCTGCACCTCCAACCCGTGTGCCAATGGGGGCTCGTGCCACGAGGTGCCCTCAGGCTTTGAGTGCCACTGCCCGTCGGGCTGGAGCGGGCCCACCTGTGCACTTG ACATCGACGAGTGCGCCTCCAACCCGTGCGCAGCGGGAGGCACCTGCGTGGACCAGGTGGATGGCTTCGAGTGCATCTGTCCCGAGCAGTGGGTGGGGGCCACCTGCCAGCTGG ACGCCAATGAGTGTGAAGGGAAGCCGTGTCTTAATGCTTTTTCTTGCAAAAACCTGATTGGTGGCTATTACTGTGATTGCCTGCCAGGCTGGAAGGGCGCCGACTGCCACATCA ACATCGACGACTGTCGGGGGCAGTGTCAGCACGGTGGCACCTGCAAG GACCTGGTGAATGGCTACCAGTGTGTGTGCCCACGGGGCTTTGGGGGCCGGCACTGTGAGCTCGAGCTGGATGAGTGTGCCAGCAGCCCCTGCCACGGCGGCCTCTGTGAGGACCTGGTGGATGGTTTCCGCTGCCACTGCCCCAAGGGCTTCTCTGGGCCGCTCTGTGAG GTGGACATTGACTTCTGTGAGCCGAGCCCCTGCCGGAACGGGGCCCACTGCTACAACCTGGAGGGCGACTATTACTGTGCATGTCCTGACCACGTGGATGGCAAGAACTGCTCAGAGCCCAGAGAGCCGTGCCCTGGGGGGgcctgcaggg TGGTGGATGGCTGCGGGTTCGAGGCTGGGACCAGGATGGCCGGCACTGCCCCCGGCGTGTGTGGCCCCCATGGACACTGTGTCAGCCAGCCCGGGGGCAACTTCTCCTGTGTCTGCGACAGTGGCTTCACGGGCACCTACTGCCATGAGA ACATCGATGACTGCCTGGGCCAGCCATGCCGCAACGGGGGCACATGCATCGACGAGGTGGACGCCTTCCGCTGCTTCTGCCCCAGCGGCTGGGAGGGCGAGCTCTGTGACACCA ATCCCAACGACTGCCTTCCTGATCCCTGCCACAGCCGCGGCCGCTGCTACGACCTGGTCAATGACTTCTACTGCGCGTGTGATGACGGCTGGAAGGGCAAGACCTGCCACTCGC GTGAGTTCCAGTGTGACGCCTACACCTGCAGCAACGGCGGCACCTGCTATGACAGCGGGGACACCTTCCGCTGCGCCTGCCCGCCGGGCTGGAAGGGCAGCACCTGCAACATCG CCAAGAACAGCAGCTGCCTGCCCAACCCCTGCGTGAACGGGGGCACCTGCGTAGGCAGTGGGGACTCCTTCTCCTGCATCTGCCGTGATGGCTGGGAGGGCCGCACCTGCACGCACA ATACCAACGACTGCAATCCGCTGCCTTG CTACAACGGCGGCGTCTGCGTGGACGGCATCAACTGGTTCCGCTGCGAGTGTGCGCCGGGCTTTGCGGGCCCCGACTGCCGCATCA ACATTGACGAGTGCCAGTCCTCCCCCTGTGCCTATGGGGCCACGTGCGTGGACGAGATCAACGGCTACCGCTGCAGCTGTCCGCCCGGCCGGGCTGGCCCACGGTGCCAGGAGG TGGTCGTGTTGGGGAGGCCCTGCTGGTCGCAGGGTGTGCCCTTCCCTCATGGGGGCTCCTGGGTGGAGGACTGCAATAGCTGCCGCTGCCTGGATGGCCGCCGGGACTGCAGCAAG GTGTGGTGTGGGTGGAAGCCTTGCCTGCTGGCTGGCCGGCCCGACGCCCTGAGCGCCCAGTGCCCGCCGGGGCAGCGCTGCCAGGAGAAGTCCCCAGGCCAGTGCCTGCAGCCACCCTGCGCAGCCTGGGGGGAGTGTGGCACCGAGGAGCCCCTGCTGCCCAGCACCCCTTGCCAGCCCCGCTCCGGCCACCTGGACAACAACTGCGCTCGGCTCACCCTGCGCTTCAACCGCGACCAGGTGCCCCAG GGCACCACCGTGGGCGCCATCTGCTCAGGCATCCGTGCTCTACCAGCCACAAGGGCAGTGGCCCGGGACCGCCTGCTGGTGCTGCTTTGTGACCGGCCATCCTCGGGGGCCAGTGCAGTGGAGGTGGCCGTG TCCTTCAGCCCGGCGCAGGACCTGCCCGACAGCAGCCTGATCCAGAGTGCGGCTCACGCCATCGTGACGGCCATCACCCGGCGGGGGAACAGCTCGCTGCTGCTGGCTGTCACCGAGGTCAAGGTGGAGACGGTCGTCATGGGCAGCTCCTCCACAG GTCTGCTGGTGTCCGTGCTGTGCGGCGTGTTCAGCGTGCTGTGTCTGGCGTGTGTGGTCATCTGTGTGTGGTGGACCCGCAAGCGCAGGAAAGAGCGGGAGAGGAGCCGGCTGCCACGGGAGGAGAGCACCAACAACCAGTGGGCCCCGCTGAACCCCATCCGCAACCCCATCGAGCGGCCGGGCGGTGCGGGCGGCGGCCCCAAGGATGTGCTGTACCAGTGCAAGAACTTCACGCCACCGCCGCGCAGGGTGGGCGAGGCGCTGCCCGGGCCGGCGGGCGGCGgggaggacgaggaggacgagGAGCCCGGCCGCGGCGAGGACGACTCCCTGGAGGCCGAGAAGTTCCTCTCGCACAAATTCACCAAAGATCCCAGTTGCTCGCCCGGGAGGCCGGCCTGCTGGGCTTCGGGCCCCAAAGTGGACAACCGCGCCGTCAGGAGCGCCGGCGCCGCGCAGCGGGCGGGCAAGGAGTAG
- the JAG2 gene encoding protein jagged-2 isoform X3: MKDLDLALGTGQGGDHGRAGILVQRSFTLIVEAWDWDNDTTPDEELLIERVSHAGMINPEDRWKSLHFSGHVAHLELQIRVRCDENYYSATCNKFCRPRNDFFGHYTCDQFGNKACMDGWMGKECKEAVCKQGCNLLHGGCSVPGECKCSYGWQGRFCDECVPYPGCVHGSCVEPWQCNCQTNWGGLLCNKDLNYCGSHHPCTNGGTCINAEPDQYHCVCPDGYSGKNCERAEHACTSNPCANGGSCHEVPSGFECHCPSGWSGPTCALDIDECASNPCAAGGTCVDQVDGFECICPEQWVGATCQLDANECEGKPCLNAFSCKNLIGGYYCDCLPGWKGADCHINIDDCRGQCQHGGTCKDLVNGYQCVCPRGFGGRHCELELDECASSPCHGGLCEDLVDGFRCHCPKGFSGPLCEVDIDFCEPSPCRNGAHCYNLEGDYYCACPDHVDGKNCSEPREPCPGGACRVVDGCGFEAGTRMAGTAPGVCGPHGHCVSQPGGNFSCVCDSGFTGTYCHENIDDCLGQPCRNGGTCIDEVDAFRCFCPSGWEGELCDTNPNDCLPDPCHSRGRCYDLVNDFYCACDDGWKGKTCHSREFQCDAYTCSNGGTCYDSGDTFRCACPPGWKGSTCNIAKNSSCLPNPCVNGGTCVGSGDSFSCICRDGWEGRTCTHNTNDCNPLPCYNGGVCVDGINWFRCECAPGFAGPDCRINIDECQSSPCAYGATCVDEINGYRCSCPPGRAGPRCQEVVVLGRPCWSQGVPFPHGGSWVEDCNSCRCLDGRRDCSKVWCGWKPCLLAGRPDALSAQCPPGQRCQEKSPGQCLQPPCAAWGECGTEEPLLPSTPCQPRSGHLDNNCARLTLRFNRDQVPQGTTVGAICSGIRALPATRAVARDRLLVLLCDRPSSGASAVEVAVSFSPAQDLPDSSLIQSAAHAIVTAITRRGNSSLLLAVTEVKVETVVMGSSSTGLLVSVLCGVFSVLCLACVVICVWWTRKRRKERERSRLPREESTNNQWAPLNPIRNPIERPGGAGGGPKDVLYQCKNFTPPPRRVGEALPGPAGGGEDEEDEEPGRGEDDSLEAEKFLSHKFTKDPSCSPGRPACWASGPKVDNRAVRSAGAAQRAGKE, translated from the exons ATGAAGGATTTGGATCTGGCCTTGGGCACAGGCCAGGGAGGAGACCATGGTCGGGCTGGGATTCTGGTGCAG CGCTCCTTCACCCTCATCGTGGAGGCCTGGGACTGGGACAACGACACTACCCCAGATG AGGAGCTGCTGATTGAGCGGGTGTCGCACGCGGGCATGATCAACCCCGAGGACCGCTGGAAGAGCCTGCACTTCAGTGGCCACGTGGCGCACCTGGAGCTGCAGATCCGTGTGCGCTGCGACGAGAACTACTACAGCGCCACCTGCAACAAGTTCTGCCGGCCACGCAATGACTTCTTTGGCCACTACACCTGTGACCAGTTCGGCAACAAGGCCTGCATGGATGGCTGGATGGGCAAGGAGTGCAAAGAAG CTGTGTGTAAACAAGGGTGTAACCTGCTCCACGGGGGATGCTCTGTGCCTGGGGAGTGCAA GTGCAGCTATGGCTGGCAGGGGCGGTTCTGTGACGAGTGTGTCCCGTACCCCGGCTGTGTGcacggcagctgcgtggagcccTGGCAATGCAACTGTCAGACCAACTGGGGCGGCCTGCTCTGCAACAAAG acCTGAACTACTGCGGTAGCCACCACCCTTGTACCAATGGGGGCACCTGCATCAACGCGGAGCCTGACCAGTACCACTGTGTCTGCCCCGACGGCTACTCGGGCAAGAACTGTGAGCGGG CTGAGCATGCCTGCACCTCCAACCCGTGTGCCAATGGGGGCTCGTGCCACGAGGTGCCCTCAGGCTTTGAGTGCCACTGCCCGTCGGGCTGGAGCGGGCCCACCTGTGCACTTG ACATCGACGAGTGCGCCTCCAACCCGTGCGCAGCGGGAGGCACCTGCGTGGACCAGGTGGATGGCTTCGAGTGCATCTGTCCCGAGCAGTGGGTGGGGGCCACCTGCCAGCTGG ACGCCAATGAGTGTGAAGGGAAGCCGTGTCTTAATGCTTTTTCTTGCAAAAACCTGATTGGTGGCTATTACTGTGATTGCCTGCCAGGCTGGAAGGGCGCCGACTGCCACATCA ACATCGACGACTGTCGGGGGCAGTGTCAGCACGGTGGCACCTGCAAG GACCTGGTGAATGGCTACCAGTGTGTGTGCCCACGGGGCTTTGGGGGCCGGCACTGTGAGCTCGAGCTGGATGAGTGTGCCAGCAGCCCCTGCCACGGCGGCCTCTGTGAGGACCTGGTGGATGGTTTCCGCTGCCACTGCCCCAAGGGCTTCTCTGGGCCGCTCTGTGAG GTGGACATTGACTTCTGTGAGCCGAGCCCCTGCCGGAACGGGGCCCACTGCTACAACCTGGAGGGCGACTATTACTGTGCATGTCCTGACCACGTGGATGGCAAGAACTGCTCAGAGCCCAGAGAGCCGTGCCCTGGGGGGgcctgcaggg TGGTGGATGGCTGCGGGTTCGAGGCTGGGACCAGGATGGCCGGCACTGCCCCCGGCGTGTGTGGCCCCCATGGACACTGTGTCAGCCAGCCCGGGGGCAACTTCTCCTGTGTCTGCGACAGTGGCTTCACGGGCACCTACTGCCATGAGA ACATCGATGACTGCCTGGGCCAGCCATGCCGCAACGGGGGCACATGCATCGACGAGGTGGACGCCTTCCGCTGCTTCTGCCCCAGCGGCTGGGAGGGCGAGCTCTGTGACACCA ATCCCAACGACTGCCTTCCTGATCCCTGCCACAGCCGCGGCCGCTGCTACGACCTGGTCAATGACTTCTACTGCGCGTGTGATGACGGCTGGAAGGGCAAGACCTGCCACTCGC GTGAGTTCCAGTGTGACGCCTACACCTGCAGCAACGGCGGCACCTGCTATGACAGCGGGGACACCTTCCGCTGCGCCTGCCCGCCGGGCTGGAAGGGCAGCACCTGCAACATCG CCAAGAACAGCAGCTGCCTGCCCAACCCCTGCGTGAACGGGGGCACCTGCGTAGGCAGTGGGGACTCCTTCTCCTGCATCTGCCGTGATGGCTGGGAGGGCCGCACCTGCACGCACA ATACCAACGACTGCAATCCGCTGCCTTG CTACAACGGCGGCGTCTGCGTGGACGGCATCAACTGGTTCCGCTGCGAGTGTGCGCCGGGCTTTGCGGGCCCCGACTGCCGCATCA ACATTGACGAGTGCCAGTCCTCCCCCTGTGCCTATGGGGCCACGTGCGTGGACGAGATCAACGGCTACCGCTGCAGCTGTCCGCCCGGCCGGGCTGGCCCACGGTGCCAGGAGG TGGTCGTGTTGGGGAGGCCCTGCTGGTCGCAGGGTGTGCCCTTCCCTCATGGGGGCTCCTGGGTGGAGGACTGCAATAGCTGCCGCTGCCTGGATGGCCGCCGGGACTGCAGCAAG GTGTGGTGTGGGTGGAAGCCTTGCCTGCTGGCTGGCCGGCCCGACGCCCTGAGCGCCCAGTGCCCGCCGGGGCAGCGCTGCCAGGAGAAGTCCCCAGGCCAGTGCCTGCAGCCACCCTGCGCAGCCTGGGGGGAGTGTGGCACCGAGGAGCCCCTGCTGCCCAGCACCCCTTGCCAGCCCCGCTCCGGCCACCTGGACAACAACTGCGCTCGGCTCACCCTGCGCTTCAACCGCGACCAGGTGCCCCAG GGCACCACCGTGGGCGCCATCTGCTCAGGCATCCGTGCTCTACCAGCCACAAGGGCAGTGGCCCGGGACCGCCTGCTGGTGCTGCTTTGTGACCGGCCATCCTCGGGGGCCAGTGCAGTGGAGGTGGCCGTG TCCTTCAGCCCGGCGCAGGACCTGCCCGACAGCAGCCTGATCCAGAGTGCGGCTCACGCCATCGTGACGGCCATCACCCGGCGGGGGAACAGCTCGCTGCTGCTGGCTGTCACCGAGGTCAAGGTGGAGACGGTCGTCATGGGCAGCTCCTCCACAG GTCTGCTGGTGTCCGTGCTGTGCGGCGTGTTCAGCGTGCTGTGTCTGGCGTGTGTGGTCATCTGTGTGTGGTGGACCCGCAAGCGCAGGAAAGAGCGGGAGAGGAGCCGGCTGCCACGGGAGGAGAGCACCAACAACCAGTGGGCCCCGCTGAACCCCATCCGCAACCCCATCGAGCGGCCGGGCGGTGCGGGCGGCGGCCCCAAGGATGTGCTGTACCAGTGCAAGAACTTCACGCCACCGCCGCGCAGGGTGGGCGAGGCGCTGCCCGGGCCGGCGGGCGGCGgggaggacgaggaggacgagGAGCCCGGCCGCGGCGAGGACGACTCCCTGGAGGCCGAGAAGTTCCTCTCGCACAAATTCACCAAAGATCCCAGTTGCTCGCCCGGGAGGCCGGCCTGCTGGGCTTCGGGCCCCAAAGTGGACAACCGCGCCGTCAGGAGCGCCGGCGCCGCGCAGCGGGCGGGCAAGGAGTAG
- the JAG2 gene encoding protein jagged-2 isoform X2, with protein sequence MPARGRGRLPRRLLLLLALCVQAARPMGYFELQLSALRNVNGELLSGACCDSDGRTTRAGGCGHDECDTYVRVCLKEYQAKVTPTGPCSYGHGATPVLGGNSFYLPPAGAAGDRARARARAGGDQNPGLVIIPFQFAWPRSFTLIVEAWDWDNDTTPDEELLIERVSHAGMINPEDRWKSLHFSGHVAHLELQIRVRCDENYYSATCNKFCRPRNDFFGHYTCDQFGNKACMDGWMGKECKEAVCKQGCNLLHGGCSVPGECKCSYGWQGRFCDECVPYPGCVHGSCVEPWQCNCQTNWGGLLCNKDLNYCGSHHPCTNGGTCINAEPDQYHCVCPDGYSGKNCERAEHACTSNPCANGGSCHEVPSGFECHCPSGWSGPTCALDIDECASNPCAAGGTCVDQVDGFECICPEQWVGATCQLDIDDCRGQCQHGGTCKDLVNGYQCVCPRGFGGRHCELELDECASSPCHGGLCEDLVDGFRCHCPKGFSGPLCEVDIDFCEPSPCRNGAHCYNLEGDYYCACPDHVDGKNCSEPREPCPGGACRVVDGCGFEAGTRMAGTAPGVCGPHGHCVSQPGGNFSCVCDSGFTGTYCHENIDDCLGQPCRNGGTCIDEVDAFRCFCPSGWEGELCDTNPNDCLPDPCHSRGRCYDLVNDFYCACDDGWKGKTCHSREFQCDAYTCSNGGTCYDSGDTFRCACPPGWKGSTCNIAKNSSCLPNPCVNGGTCVGSGDSFSCICRDGWEGRTCTHNTNDCNPLPCYNGGVCVDGINWFRCECAPGFAGPDCRINIDECQSSPCAYGATCVDEINGYRCSCPPGRAGPRCQEVVVLGRPCWSQGVPFPHGGSWVEDCNSCRCLDGRRDCSKVWCGWKPCLLAGRPDALSAQCPPGQRCQEKSPGQCLQPPCAAWGECGTEEPLLPSTPCQPRSGHLDNNCARLTLRFNRDQVPQGTTVGAICSGIRALPATRAVARDRLLVLLCDRPSSGASAVEVAVSFSPAQDLPDSSLIQSAAHAIVTAITRRGNSSLLLAVTEVKVETVVMGSSSTGLLVSVLCGVFSVLCLACVVICVWWTRKRRKERERSRLPREESTNNQWAPLNPIRNPIERPGGAGGGPKDVLYQCKNFTPPPRRVGEALPGPAGGGEDEEDEEPGRGEDDSLEAEKFLSHKFTKDPSCSPGRPACWASGPKVDNRAVRSAGAAQRAGKE encoded by the exons ATGCCGGCGCGGGGCCGGGGGCGCCTGCCccggcggctgctgctgctgctagcGCTCTGCGTGCAG GCGGCACGGCCCATGGGCTATTTCGAGCTGCAGCTGAGCGCGCTGCGGAACGTGAACGGGGAGCTGCTGAGCGGCGCCTGCTGTGACAGCGACGGCCGGACGACGCGCGCGGGGGGCTGCGGCCACGACGAGTGCGACACGTACGTGCGCGTGTGCCTCAAAGAGTACCAGGCCAAGGTGACGCCCACGGGGCCCTGCAGCTACGGCCACGGCGCCACGCCCGTGCTGGGCGGCAACTCCTTCTACCTGCCGCCGGCTGGCGCCGCGGGGGaccgggcgcgggcgcgggcccGGGCAGGCGGCGACCAGAACCCGGGCCTCGTCATCATCCCCTTCCAGTTCGCCTGGCCG CGCTCCTTCACCCTCATCGTGGAGGCCTGGGACTGGGACAACGACACTACCCCAGATG AGGAGCTGCTGATTGAGCGGGTGTCGCACGCGGGCATGATCAACCCCGAGGACCGCTGGAAGAGCCTGCACTTCAGTGGCCACGTGGCGCACCTGGAGCTGCAGATCCGTGTGCGCTGCGACGAGAACTACTACAGCGCCACCTGCAACAAGTTCTGCCGGCCACGCAATGACTTCTTTGGCCACTACACCTGTGACCAGTTCGGCAACAAGGCCTGCATGGATGGCTGGATGGGCAAGGAGTGCAAAGAAG CTGTGTGTAAACAAGGGTGTAACCTGCTCCACGGGGGATGCTCTGTGCCTGGGGAGTGCAA GTGCAGCTATGGCTGGCAGGGGCGGTTCTGTGACGAGTGTGTCCCGTACCCCGGCTGTGTGcacggcagctgcgtggagcccTGGCAATGCAACTGTCAGACCAACTGGGGCGGCCTGCTCTGCAACAAAG acCTGAACTACTGCGGTAGCCACCACCCTTGTACCAATGGGGGCACCTGCATCAACGCGGAGCCTGACCAGTACCACTGTGTCTGCCCCGACGGCTACTCGGGCAAGAACTGTGAGCGGG CTGAGCATGCCTGCACCTCCAACCCGTGTGCCAATGGGGGCTCGTGCCACGAGGTGCCCTCAGGCTTTGAGTGCCACTGCCCGTCGGGCTGGAGCGGGCCCACCTGTGCACTTG ACATCGACGAGTGCGCCTCCAACCCGTGCGCAGCGGGAGGCACCTGCGTGGACCAGGTGGATGGCTTCGAGTGCATCTGTCCCGAGCAGTGGGTGGGGGCCACCTGCCAGCTGG ACATCGACGACTGTCGGGGGCAGTGTCAGCACGGTGGCACCTGCAAG GACCTGGTGAATGGCTACCAGTGTGTGTGCCCACGGGGCTTTGGGGGCCGGCACTGTGAGCTCGAGCTGGATGAGTGTGCCAGCAGCCCCTGCCACGGCGGCCTCTGTGAGGACCTGGTGGATGGTTTCCGCTGCCACTGCCCCAAGGGCTTCTCTGGGCCGCTCTGTGAG GTGGACATTGACTTCTGTGAGCCGAGCCCCTGCCGGAACGGGGCCCACTGCTACAACCTGGAGGGCGACTATTACTGTGCATGTCCTGACCACGTGGATGGCAAGAACTGCTCAGAGCCCAGAGAGCCGTGCCCTGGGGGGgcctgcaggg TGGTGGATGGCTGCGGGTTCGAGGCTGGGACCAGGATGGCCGGCACTGCCCCCGGCGTGTGTGGCCCCCATGGACACTGTGTCAGCCAGCCCGGGGGCAACTTCTCCTGTGTCTGCGACAGTGGCTTCACGGGCACCTACTGCCATGAGA ACATCGATGACTGCCTGGGCCAGCCATGCCGCAACGGGGGCACATGCATCGACGAGGTGGACGCCTTCCGCTGCTTCTGCCCCAGCGGCTGGGAGGGCGAGCTCTGTGACACCA ATCCCAACGACTGCCTTCCTGATCCCTGCCACAGCCGCGGCCGCTGCTACGACCTGGTCAATGACTTCTACTGCGCGTGTGATGACGGCTGGAAGGGCAAGACCTGCCACTCGC GTGAGTTCCAGTGTGACGCCTACACCTGCAGCAACGGCGGCACCTGCTATGACAGCGGGGACACCTTCCGCTGCGCCTGCCCGCCGGGCTGGAAGGGCAGCACCTGCAACATCG CCAAGAACAGCAGCTGCCTGCCCAACCCCTGCGTGAACGGGGGCACCTGCGTAGGCAGTGGGGACTCCTTCTCCTGCATCTGCCGTGATGGCTGGGAGGGCCGCACCTGCACGCACA ATACCAACGACTGCAATCCGCTGCCTTG CTACAACGGCGGCGTCTGCGTGGACGGCATCAACTGGTTCCGCTGCGAGTGTGCGCCGGGCTTTGCGGGCCCCGACTGCCGCATCA ACATTGACGAGTGCCAGTCCTCCCCCTGTGCCTATGGGGCCACGTGCGTGGACGAGATCAACGGCTACCGCTGCAGCTGTCCGCCCGGCCGGGCTGGCCCACGGTGCCAGGAGG TGGTCGTGTTGGGGAGGCCCTGCTGGTCGCAGGGTGTGCCCTTCCCTCATGGGGGCTCCTGGGTGGAGGACTGCAATAGCTGCCGCTGCCTGGATGGCCGCCGGGACTGCAGCAAG GTGTGGTGTGGGTGGAAGCCTTGCCTGCTGGCTGGCCGGCCCGACGCCCTGAGCGCCCAGTGCCCGCCGGGGCAGCGCTGCCAGGAGAAGTCCCCAGGCCAGTGCCTGCAGCCACCCTGCGCAGCCTGGGGGGAGTGTGGCACCGAGGAGCCCCTGCTGCCCAGCACCCCTTGCCAGCCCCGCTCCGGCCACCTGGACAACAACTGCGCTCGGCTCACCCTGCGCTTCAACCGCGACCAGGTGCCCCAG GGCACCACCGTGGGCGCCATCTGCTCAGGCATCCGTGCTCTACCAGCCACAAGGGCAGTGGCCCGGGACCGCCTGCTGGTGCTGCTTTGTGACCGGCCATCCTCGGGGGCCAGTGCAGTGGAGGTGGCCGTG TCCTTCAGCCCGGCGCAGGACCTGCCCGACAGCAGCCTGATCCAGAGTGCGGCTCACGCCATCGTGACGGCCATCACCCGGCGGGGGAACAGCTCGCTGCTGCTGGCTGTCACCGAGGTCAAGGTGGAGACGGTCGTCATGGGCAGCTCCTCCACAG GTCTGCTGGTGTCCGTGCTGTGCGGCGTGTTCAGCGTGCTGTGTCTGGCGTGTGTGGTCATCTGTGTGTGGTGGACCCGCAAGCGCAGGAAAGAGCGGGAGAGGAGCCGGCTGCCACGGGAGGAGAGCACCAACAACCAGTGGGCCCCGCTGAACCCCATCCGCAACCCCATCGAGCGGCCGGGCGGTGCGGGCGGCGGCCCCAAGGATGTGCTGTACCAGTGCAAGAACTTCACGCCACCGCCGCGCAGGGTGGGCGAGGCGCTGCCCGGGCCGGCGGGCGGCGgggaggacgaggaggacgagGAGCCCGGCCGCGGCGAGGACGACTCCCTGGAGGCCGAGAAGTTCCTCTCGCACAAATTCACCAAAGATCCCAGTTGCTCGCCCGGGAGGCCGGCCTGCTGGGCTTCGGGCCCCAAAGTGGACAACCGCGCCGTCAGGAGCGCCGGCGCCGCGCAGCGGGCGGGCAAGGAGTAG